One Zymoseptoria tritici IPO323 chromosome 5, whole genome shotgun sequence genomic window, CTCTCTTCCTGTCGCAGGGGGGATCGGCGCAAGTGTCGGGCCACGGGACAGAGCGGCGATCGAGATGGTCCTGCAACTGAGCTGCGGCGGCAGACTCATCTCTCTTTCTGCCGCAGTCGCTGTTGGCACAGATGGCGGGAACGACGCTGGCACGGCGGTCAATGTCGCCGTGAGGGAGAGCCGCGCCGACTTGGAGCCAGAGAGGCGAACTCGGCGAAGAGGGCGTAGACGGCTGCTTTGCGAGTCTCGCCAAGCGGACGGTCAAATTTCCAAAGGGCCAAACCCCATTTGTTGCATATGGTAGCACAAGACTGACCATGGTCGCTGGTGCATAACAAGGCGGTGCTGGAGGTCGCAGGTCGGAGTGGTTAGCATCGAGTCGGATGTTTATAGGTGCCTAGTGACCACCAGTTTCCAATCGAGCTCGCACCGCGCTGGGACAAAGACATATTCATACCGGCTCCATGCTCGTTCTCGATCTCGCTCATTGCCACAAACCCCGCCTCCTACGAACAATTGACTTCCACCCTCGCCGTCCTGACCGCAATCAGATTCCCGTTGAAGCTCGATCCGCTCATCGTTCCCTGAACCTTCACAGTCCATCCAACAGTAGGCGCCGAACTGCTCGTCGTCTTTCCATTACAGCTGACCTGCGCACTGACACCTCCATCCGTCAACGCCGCCCTCGCTAGCCCAGTGCTCGTACCGCTGCCCGAAGCAGCTCCACTACTCCTCGCACTCACGCCCGACTCGCAGAATATCGAACTCACACTTCCGCTGGTGGCTGATCGTCCGCTAGACCCGACGGGATAAGTCACCGTCGTGACGACTTGTGCGCTTGCTGACGCTCCgtttgcggcggcggcacaAGTCCCTGCGGCGAGAGCGTCTTGAGGGCTGCCTTGCAGTGTGGTTGAAGTTGATGCGGAGGGCACATCGGCGGAGCTGAAGATGCTGACCGGGTTGGTTGAGCCGGTCACTGTGGCGGTGGAGTCGGCAGTACCGGACGAAGAGGTGCTGGAGATTGTTTTGCGGCGTTGAATTGCGCCGCCGGATCTGTAGAGGACTGATCGTCAGGACTGAGATAGCGATTGAGTCCATCATCAAAGACGCAGTCGTCGTTGGATCAAGCTGGATCCTTTCCCACATGCAATCGGCATCTGCATTATATGTTGCCATGATGGTACTTACGAAGCCGCATTCCCGTCACTGAATGAGAACGCCGAGACCAGATTCGTGTCCGCGGTTGCAGAGATGTTGGTGTAGGAAGCATCACCGTTCAAAGTCGTCGAATCCGAATCCGTCTGTATGGCATCGCTGTTCGGAGGAGCGAGTGAGTTTGTCGAAGTAGTGGAGGCAGCTTTGCTCGCAAAGTAATTTTCGGTCGAGACGATAGTCTGAGAGAGCTGGTTATAGTTGAGATTATAGTTGTAGCCTTGGGACTGCAGGTAGGATTTGAGAGTGGCAGAGTTTTCGAAAGACCTGAACTGAGAGTCGGAAACGGAGAGGGTGATGGAGACTTGCTGAGTTTGGCGAGCTTGAAGCCGAGAACCGGGGAGAGGATTTGCGTTGGCAAAGCAGAGCAGGGCTGTGAGTaggaaggagagggaaaGCATCGCTGCAACGATTCTGGGAGGGCGAACCTGTGGAAGCGGTTGTAGACCTGTCTCTGCGGACATAGTCTTCGCTTTTTATACTTCTGTTCACTCCGATTCCTCTACTCCAGGATCGTGGGGCACACTGTGTCAATAGTCTAGGTCGACCAAGTGGAGTACGCATCCGAAACCACATCCCCGAATTGGTGACATATCGCAAGCGCCATGTCGAGCGCTGAGAGAGTCTCCACGGCATGGCAGGCGCAATCGCGGTGGGATGTGTTCGATGCTATGCCGTGACCAGTATCGCCAAAGGGCTAGTCGGAACAAACTTCAGTCCAGCACCAAACCACTTGAGCCTCGACGAACGGCAGACATGGCTTGAAGTTGTATAAGTGCTGGCGGTTGACCTTTTCCAATCAGAAGCTCCGAGTGCCATATACACTAAGGTCTTCGTGCATGTGGAGGTATGCCACTTGTGAGCTATTGAAAGGCATAGCTGTCAGTCAGTTGACCAACACATGGAGAGAAAAAATACTAACGAGTCAAACCTGTAAGAAGCAGGCACTGCATACAGGCTGCTTGTTGGTCTGGTTACCAATGGCAAAACGGTCCTCACCAGCACCAACTAACAGGTCGGGCAGTCCCCACCAACTGCACTAGTGGTATACCACCAAATTACGTAAGTAATTTGGGGGCCAAAAGGATACGTTTTAGGTAGGTTGGACGACGTCGTTCTGGCCTGTTCCCGGTCAGCATCGATGCCAGCTCGGTGTTTGGCTTCGTCCTTTATAGACTTCGACCTTGCTGCCCTCGTCCGATTGGCTGCGGACCTGTTTCCGGCTGGTTACCAGGTGGCGAGCGACTCTAACCAACACTAACTAAAAGGTCGGCGAGTGCTCACCACACCAACTAATAACCACACCAACCATGACCAGCCACCAACCCCACCACACCAACAAGAAGCCTGACTGCATATGAAGTCGATGTCCATTTGACTCTTCTCTGGCAGGGAAGTCTTCTGCACAGCTACAGCCAAACGGCCTGGGCTGAATGTTGGGATGAACATAGATTTATTGAAAATTGACGGTATGGAGTTGCTATGGCTATCTGTGCGGTCCACAGGAACTCCCTCCGAGAGCTGTTGAGGATGATCAAAGCATCTCCGCGAGAAGGTGCCGTAGTCGAACTCAGCAAAGGGACTGCATGAAGCCGGCAATAGTCGAAGTCCGAAACAGGAAGGAGGGGAATGAGGATGGCGGCATCGGAGGTAGGGAGGCAAAGTCGAAATAGAGTTGATCTACAGAATTGCCGCTAAGGTAGACGCGCAATCCTgattgttgtcgaggagctGCGGCAGTCCGCGGATAGATGGTCGATTAGTGCGAAGCAGCTCGACCACAAGAGGATACCTTATCGATGTTTTCTTTGGATTGATGCCTAAGGCATGAGTGTACGCTTAGTCATGATTTGGACTGAGGTGGTCCGGGTCGGGCGGCGGGTttcttctttcttccttcttctaccATACCTTTTGATCTATATAGCCATCCCAGAACGTATGGGGCCATACACTCAGTCGACAACAATATCCGACATTTGAGCACTGCCAGCATACCTCTCGGTGTTGTCTCATCTGTGCTCGAGCCATTTGCGCCTGGATCTCACGGCGGCCGCGTGAGATGAGTGCGGCCTGGATTGGGCCAGCATCTTGTGTGCCAACCAGGATTCTAACGTGGTCAGACCGTCAGAGATGTCGTGATGGCGTGACATGGCGTATCATCACGCGCTAGCACAGCACGCTCAAAGATTGCTTCATCGGCCGCCCCGGGCTTGAGAATCAAGATCTCATCTCTGCGAAGTCTTCCGGCCGATCCCTCATGGAGTCCGCCCCTCTCAAAATGATCCcttcgctctcctcgcttcCTAGCCCATACCACTATCACAGTCTTGCAGCTTCTCCGTGTTGTTCACTCCGCGTACGGAAATACGCGGCTTCAGGGCCAGGTTCACGCCCTGTACCCTGTATCCAGGATGTCCCGCGCGGAAGTACAACCCAACCTCCTCTGACAGCGGGTGAACGCATGGGGTGCTGTCCGTCTCGAACGCATCGCCAGGCTCAAGACCGGAGCTGTACTGCTTTGTGATGCGTAGCAGACATGTCTACGGCGACGGGCAAGATCTGGTCGACACTTTAATGGGTTCGCATGCAATGTTCCCAAAGCAAGACCTAGGAATCGCCTCTGATCTGAAGGATACCGAAACTTCCATGCCGATGTAAGCTCGTGCAAATGGCGATGTTTGCTCGAGCAGGACTTATGCAGGGTTGTCGTCCATGGGCATTGATTACCATATGCAGGAGACATTCGATATTTGACGTCCCGCTCCGAGAGCATGGAGCATGAGACAAATAGAACCACCTGGTCCGTAATTTCCGGCCCCAGGAGCGTTCGGCCGCAGTGAAGTGAAATCGCTGATTTTGGAGAGCAGCCATAATCCCGTCCAGCCACGTTCAAGTTCACCAAATCCTACTCCATCCTGTCTTTACATCTTTCTTCAGTCCACACGCGTTGTGGCACTGGACCCCGCGCTGCCTTTGCATCTTTCTTAGCCGTCATGGCTCAAAACAACTCTTCCCACTTCTGGCGCTGCTCGTCCGCCAACGCCATGAAATTCTTCCTTTTACTCACAGCCATCTTCGAGCTTGCCTATCGTGCCGAGGCTCAGTCGTATGGTTCATTTGCCTCCGGCAACAGGAGGCCTCCGCAAGATGTATACGTTTTCAACGATACGGTCGCATCTATCGAGCAATTGGCGGCCGCGAATGCCGACCTGTACAACACTACCGTCCAGCTGATCATAGATACCGTTGGAGATCCGAGCAACGCCACTTTCACCAATGTCATTCTACCATTCAGCGTAGCGTACGGTAAGATACTGAAGTGTAGAAGGCCTACGTGGTCCGAGATTGTCTCGGGAGCCGGCGCGCTCTTCCATTCCATCCGACATGGGCTGACGTATACGCTTTGCTTTCCAGGCGATGTCGACGCACACTGGAATCCGGTCAGCGGATACGGACTCTCCGACAAAGAGGACCTCGCGGACGCCTACGAGACTGGTACCGCAAAGCTCGTCGCCGCTCTAAAAGCCGTCTTCGTTAATGATGCGTAAGTCGATGCGAGGTCTAAGGCTTGACCTGACGTTGCTGTCTGAGCATCGCTGACCACTGTATCCTCCGGCGCTCAGATTCTTCAAACTGGTGGACAGTGTCTACAAGGCGGACCAGACCAATCTGGATGAAGAGGACCGAATCATTCTTCAGTGGACATGGAGCCAGTTCGCCACTTCAGGCTTGAACATTCCAGCGGGTGCTCAACGTGACGAGTTCACCGCGAACAATGCACGAATCGACGAGCTGTTCGACTATTGGACTGGCAACCAGAGCGAGCCAGCCTACGTATACTTCGCAGCTGAGGAGCTTGAGGGTGTACCTGCCACCATCCTCAGCGAACTCGACAAAGACTCATCCGGGAAGTATCAGCTCGACGCCAGCAACATCGATGATATTCTCGCCATCTCAAACAACGCTGTCAACGAAACCACAAGATACACCATGTTTATCGCGGCCGACAACACGGCGCCCGGAAACGTCTATGTCCTTGAAGAGATGACGCAGCTGCGATTCCAGGTTGCACAGGCGCTAGGCTACGCCTCGTGGGCCGAGTATGTCCTCGCCAGAGCACCGGCAGCAGTCGCCGGAACACCCGCCGCTGTGACTGACTTTCTGGAGCAAATCggtaccgccgccgcccctCTTGCCGCCGGTGAACAAGCACGACTGAGTGCTTACAAGTCGAATGATACGAATGTGATCAGCCCCATTGGCGAGAAGGACGTCGTCTACAGATGGGACACGTAAGTTCAGCTGCTTTCTTCTTGACCTGCTTGTCTCAGACAATAGATGCCCGGAGTTCAAACGCTGACAATCGTCTGTAGTCTGTTTTATAGTCAGATTTGGAAAGAGACCGAATATCAGATCGACGATGAAGCAGTTTCGGCGTACTTGCCCTTCAATGTCACCTATGCTGGAATCTTGAAGGTAAGGGAAGATGGCAAGATCCTCTTCAACCACGCAAGCGTTCAATGTGCTTCATTCCCTTTTTGTTTCAACCGTAGCTGACTATCCCATTCTGTGACTTCCAGATTTACGAGGAGATCTACGGGTTGACGATCCAACGGATTGAGGGCGCGGATCTCGACGAATTCTCTCCGACAGGTAAGTAGCCTCAGGTCCTCGTTGGCGGGAGATGTTCGAGCTTGCTGACCTATTTGCCCTTCGATTCCAGGCAAAGGGAGTGATTTGCTCTGGCATCCCGATGTAATGCTTTTCGCTGTCTGGGACAGCCAAGACTTCATCAGCAAACATCCTGACCCAGAATATGGCTTCCGGGGCTTCATCCTTGTCGACCCCTTCTTCCGCAAGGGTAAATCCACTGGGTCGACGTACATCTCGACGTTGAGCCCCTCGTACTTGAAGGCCGACGGCTGCCGAAACTACCCTGTTTTCGGGATTGTGTACAATTTCGTCCAATCCGAGGACGAGGTGAAGCCATCCCTCCTCCGGTACAGAGGTAAGGAAACGAAGTGCAGATGGTCCGCGTGGTTTAAAGCTTATCTCGCGTGCCGAGCATTCGTCCAGTGCAGAAGGTCTGAGACATCCGCTGACATTTTACGCTTTGCCATCCAGATCTGAACAACGCCTTCCATGAGCTGGGCCATTCCATGGCCGGGTTGACCTCGATTAACAAATACGAAAAGACCAATGGTCTCGATGGGTCTCCAACGGATTACGTTGAGGTAGGTCGGGTAGAAGACTTGCTGTGCACACTAAAGAGATGTGAGAAGAGTCTAACAAACAACAGTTCCCAAGCCAAATGATGGGAGAGAACTTTATCAAGGTTCCCGAAGTGCTCAAAAGTATTAGCACACACTGGTCTTCGTTCTCGCCgcaagccgccgccgcctggCAAGCCGAGCAGAACTCTACTACGGCTGCCCTTCCTCCGGTCACTCTGCCCGACGATCTCATCGAAGGACTCATCAAGTCCACCTCACTCTTCCCGAGAACGAGACCATCGGGACAGGATGTAGAAGGCAGAGTCGCCCGCTTCTCCTACGACCAGGCCATCTACAACCAGACCAGCCTGGATGCGGTCAAAGCTATTGATCAGGGCTCACTGTACGAAACGCTCATCAAGAGATACTCTGGTGTCCCGGACCCCAGCGACATAGGCCAGCCCGCCGACTGGGGCCACGGAGAGACTTCGATCTACCAATACGGCGCCGACAACTACGCTGCTCAGTACTACTCCTACCTCTTCTGCCAGATCTTCGCAGAGGACGTCTTCTATACCAAGTTCGCTGCGGATCCGTTGAACCCTGACATTGGGTACGATTACCGTTTGCGGGTCCTCCAACCTGGTGAGTACATTGGCTGGGCGTCTTTGCGTGCCCTGAAAGATACTAACGCCTTCACTCTTTACTTTCAGGTGCATCTACCAATCTCACGCAGCTCCTGACCAACTACCTTGGGCGTGAGCCGAACCAGAACGGATACTACCAGTTCATTGGCCTCGGTCCGGCCCTCGGAAATTGAGCGCTGTCGCATCTGGCTCGGTGCTGAGGGATGCCACGATTTCTTTTCTCTTTCGCTTCTACTGTATGCTCTCTCTTGGAATTGGACGTTCGACGAGTCGTCCACTTTCCATCGAAACGTTCACATCTACGATTTTGAGAGTCCTGCTTGTTTTGCTTCGACAGGTGGTTGACCATGTTGTTCTGCATGTGTAGCACCGTCGCATAGTCACACTTTTCTGGCTCCCTGTCTGTCCCACGTTGTGACATGTTCCAATCGTCCTTTCGTTATACAGCTGAAGTGAGGGCTGGTTTCAGAAGCCTGAACTTGAGGACTGATCGTAGTCTACGTGTTCCAGAAGTGAACACCTCGATCTCGGTATATTTGTGTTCATGCCTTAGGCACTAAATCCAAGCCCACCATTCCAGCTTTGACATTCCTTTCACCCTCACGCACATCAGCCTTTGATGCCGCTTACATTGAAAGTTGGACAATTATTGAAAGGGAAGACTGGCTGCTATGAGATCATCAAGCAGTTGCAAGATTCGGTGTGGCAAGCAACGCAAGCTTATCCCTTCGTTTGCTCTGCTCACGCACCTGGCTGACGTACCCACAGAGACTCGCTGCGCAGCCAGCAAGTCATCGTCAAATATGCAGACCACTGGCGGATACGAAACGAGCGAGATGTCCTTCTCCGATTCCAGACCCGGACACCTCGCGTTCGACCTTTGCTCGATGAAGTGGAAGACGGGTCCGGCAACCCCATTCTCATCCTGAGATTCCTGGCCGAAGATGCACTGCACACTCTCGATCGTCGTCAATTCTCTCGAAGTGAGGTCAAGCGCATCGGTAGAGGCGTGTTGGAAGCTCTAAAAGCCCTGCACGAAGCTGGGTTTGTCCACACTGGTAAGCGAACCAGTCTGACGCCCACACCGCTCCGAGGACTGATCTCCGCAGACGTCAAACCCAGCAATATTCTCCTGGACTTCGATTCGAATAGTAAGCAAGTCACCGAAGTGCAGCTAGCGGACTTTGAGAGCACAGTCGCCGAAAATTCTCAACACGCAATAGACGGCGATGCGATTGGTACAGCAATCTTTAGAAGTCCGGAAGCACATCTACAGATGTCGTGGAGCACGCCGACGGACATATGGTCATTCGGTGCGACAGTACGGCTCGCCCCGTTCTTTTCAATCTCCAACAGAGCTGACGAGCTCTTGTAGCTGATCAGTCTCCTCTATGGCGGTGGTTTCCACATATTCAGCCCGGGTGTGCCGGTCGAGGACGATGTTTACGATCTCAAGATCTTGATGAAACACCATCAGTGCTTCGGACCATTCCCCATATCGTACGATGAGATCGCAGATGAAGGTCGGCTTGGAGTTTTGATGTGGATCATGGAGAACACGCCGAAAGAGTCTCTGAAACCCTTCGCTCGAACAACGATTCGCGAGATCTGCGAGGAAGACAAGAAGTTCGTCTTGAGGATCATGAAGCTGGATCCTCGAGATCGGCCGACTGTTGGACAATTGCTGGAAGACGAGTGGTTCAGGCATGTCTGATCGTCGCATATGGGAAGCAATTGTCCCATCCAATGATCTTCGTCTCTCGACCTTCATGCTCCTCCGCCTAAGCCAACAGATAAGACCAGGTCTCACTTTCTATCCAAGACCACTTCTTAGCGGATGTCGGGGCCGACATATCATGGTCCTTACCTTCTCGACGCCATGCGCCGTGTCTTCTCATCTCTCTTTCACTGCGACTCCGCAAATGAGTGCTTCCCACAAAGCACAATTTTATCTCATGCGGCATACCTGTATCAAAGTATAAAGTCCTGCTCATGTGGGAGCATGTCAGTAAGGATACAAACCTTCCTCAACCCGACCAAATCTTCCACACGCGCGGTGCCTTCCCAAAGTGTTCAACGTCACGCACACCTTCCCAAGTCGACGCCCCTGGACGAACAACTCTGCTTCAATCGATATCGCCGCGTTCAATCGACCTCTCTCCCCCTGTTCCAATCATGCCCAAAGTTTACGAGGTCTACGTCGCTCGGTGCATCGTTGACTCATACCACGAAACTATGCTGTACGTCGACACAGCTCCAGACGAATTCACCGGGCTCTGCTTCCACATCATATTGTCGGTTTCTAAGGAGATGGAACACGAGGAAAAAAGCTGCCGTGGTCCCAGGCGATCACCCCTTTTCCTCGGTCGCACTCTCATCGGAACGGTCAAGGAGTCGGATATGCAGCGTTTCAGGGCAGTCTGCAAGGCTGTGGAAGTCCAAGCAATCTCCGGCGTACTCACTTTGCGCGAATTATCGACTCGTAACGCAAGGGAAGCGCTGCTCGTCGAAGGCATTGTGTGTACACAAGATTGTCAATAAACCTTCCATACATACTTCTTCTGCCACGTTTACGAAAGCTGCGAGAGATTTCATTTCCCCACTAAAACCCCTGTATCCAAATGAATAACTGCATCCAACACCAGTACTCCTTGGAGTAGACAGGCACAATGTTTGGAATCTCCCACTCCCAGCTTGTTGCGTTCCTCAACGTGAACCAGATAGGCGAGTGGCACCTAAAAAGCAAAGCGTATATGGTCAGCGGACGTCGTAGACAGTTTGGAATGTCCGAGACATTCTTCGGCTCTCGCACAGGCCTTGTGCACATAATTTTCTACCACTCCCACCACTCGGGGTACCATCCCGCTATCTCCCAATCGATAATGGAAACTTTGAACACGCCGCTTCCGTCATCGTTGGTGCCTTGCTTGTGTACCATAACGTTCTTCGCCGACAGATCTGCATGGGTAAAGACTGTTCGGAAGTCGCCGAGCGCTTCGTCCATCTGTAGTCTCATTATCTCAACAAACTTCGGACTTATGAGTTGCTCGTTCAAATTCCCAAGTCGAATTGCCAGTACGTCTTTGAAATGTTCGGCGTTTCTGAACGGCCCACCAAGGGCGGGATCCTCATTCAGCATGTCAAAGAATGCTTGTCCGAGCGGCCCTTTGACGACGGCCCCGAGATAGTCCGGGGGCGGTAGTTTCGGTATTCAGATACCTGATCGCGGAGTTGTCGTACGATCTGGTCCTTGTCCATTGTGGCGAGGTCGGGCCACAGCTTCTCAAGAGTGTCGCCTTCGATAAAATCCATGATAACGTACTTTCCAGTGCTGTTGGGTAAGATACCGGAGCCGTAGCACTTCGGCACAGGCAAATTtgtgttggcggcgaggtaCCGTAGGCTGTCGGCTTCCTCAACACGCGTCCGTCCGTTGTATTTCATAACGTACTTCCCGATCCTTGCGACGGTTGCGCATCTCCCACcatggtcgtcgtcgtatATTACATCGTTGCTGGCGAGGAGTTCGGCGACAGTAGGCACGTCCATTGTCAACGATATGGAGAAGCAAAATGAACAGGGCGATTTGTTGTAGGTCAAGAGATGTCTTAAGCAAGTCGAGGCGCTCTCCCCGTGCGTGCGAACTTTGATAAAGAGCAGTACAAGGGATAGAGTGACAAAGACGTGTGTGGCTCCGTTTACATCCGGACTGGATCGCTCGTGCTGCGTGCTGGATACAACAGAGAAGTGGTTGAAATGAAAGCGAAGGCGGCGAACGCAGGCGGCCGCGCTATGAGCATATACCTGCCCTTCAAGCTGGGCCGACTCTTTTCTTTCATCCAGTGGGCCTTACTCCGTTTCGATCCCACAGCCATCGTGTTCGAATCGGCGGGAATGATCAGTTATCGCACTGTCTCCGGTGTGTGGCACTGCCTTGTCAGCACGCTGTCAACACATTGCAGTGCGCATACTTTGCATCTCCGGCCAACCAGCATCCGTCCGAACAGACGGGAGCTATTCAGGGGGTTCAATCGTCGCGAGGTCTGTCAGCTAGTCAGCAGTTTCGCGCCATCCTGAGCCGACTGTGATCTCTTTCCAAATCGTCAACGTGAGAAGGCAGATAGATGGTGTGAAAGGTACCTGGGATCTTTTGTTGCCTGAGGCACCAAACGCCACGCCGCTTTCCTCCGACCATTCTTGTGTTTTCCTAGACAAACATAACAATCCGTCAACCAGTCGAACTGCCGTGGTCACGATGGATACCCAAGCGGGTGTGCTAGGCGCAGAGGACCAGGAACATGGCCGCGAACGATTACTCCGTCGCCGCTAACACCGAGCTGGAAAGGCCCGATGAGAAGGGTAGGCACGGCAATTCTACATTGTCAAGGGTGGTCAAGTAAGTCGTGAAAGAAATTGCATATGCGGGCGAATCGGAGTGGCCTGGCAGAAGGCCGGCCTCACACTCAACGGCGAGTCTCCCGGGTTCTCCGCATCCGACACGCGTGCAACGATGCGGAGAAGCCTGCCATGTCACAACCACGAGACCACGTGCGCGAGCGCGGCAGCGTGGTGTATATCAAAGGCATGCTCAGAACGTAGCCGGTCTTCGAGGTACTACATGCTCCCCTGGCATGACCCGACATCAAGATGGCAAACGACGCATCCGTCACGAGAGTTTCCAAGGACGATGTGAGCGTCACGATGATAGATGACCTCAAGCAGATACCATCAATCCCAATTGATCTCGACGATCCGCACCGTGGTGCCTTGGAGGACAATCCTGAACATGCAGAAAGGCTCTCCGGTCGATTGGTCCTTGCTGTCATCGTAAGTAGACTCCGCACCGACCACGTCGATAGCATCTCAGACTGACTGCGACGTAGTCTTTGTGCCTCTCATACGTCTGTCCGATATCATGCGGCTTCATCATGCCCTCGGCCATCCTGGTCCAAATCGGCACGGACCTCGGAGACACGATCAACATCACTTGGATTGTGGGAGGTTGGTCCATCGCATCGTCCGTTTCGTTCTCGATCGCTGGCAGCTTGAGTGACATCTTTGGACGTCGATACACTGTCATTATTGGCGAGGTTCTCGCCATCGTCGGCTCTGTCAGTATGATCTTGAGGGGATCATTGAGCGAAGCTGACTTGGGGTCAAGGTCATTGCGTGTACATCGAAGACCACGCTGAATGTCGCCGCTGGTTCGACGGTCATTGGATTCGGCTGCGGCATCATCTTCGTGTCGTACG contains:
- a CDS encoding uncharacterized protein (No reliable hits with protein databases, neither with hypothetical (not significant). Probable M graminicola specific protein (novel gene). Unknown function.) → MLSLSFLLTALLCFANANPLPGSRLQARQTQQVSITLSVSDSQFRSFENSATLKSYLQSQGYNYNLNYNQLSQTIVSTENYFASKAASTTSTNSLAPPNSDAIQTDSDSTTLNGDASYTNISATADTNLVSAFSFSDGNAASSGGAIQRRKTISSTSSSGTADSTATVTGSTNPVSIFSSADVPSASTSTTLQGSPQDALAAGTCAAAANGASASAQVVTTVTYPVGSSGRSATSGSVSSIFCESGVSARSSGAASGSGTSTGLARAALTDGGVSAQAPINIRLDANHSDLRPPAPPCYAPATMVSLVLPYATNGVWPFGNLTVRLARLAKQPSTPSSPSSPLWLQVGAALPHGDIDRRASVVPAICANSDCGRKRDESAAAAQLQDHLDRRSVPWPDTCADPPCDRKRDAPATAAVQVRNDLNRRASVYPQTCVDNDCKIKREDSAAAAQLQDQLESRASVVPENPDCRMIGDCEVKREAADGKEKPDASVYPPSCVMGC